In Lacrimispora indolis DSM 755, a genomic segment contains:
- a CDS encoding cytochrome b5 domain-containing protein, with product MELNLFLDYIGNCVRQINEDVERLYSDQYNSSTVLDHLSGEVIMLESHIKYFSQSNHLSMEEIENPYDIIHASQNQEEGAVPRYFTLDELSEYDGKNGAPAYVAVNGVVYDVTNNAVWRGDSHFGLNPGNDLTSEFQTCHPGAMVLTRLPIVGYLTPV from the coding sequence ATGGAATTAAATTTGTTTTTAGATTACATCGGGAACTGTGTAAGGCAAATTAATGAAGATGTGGAAAGGCTTTATTCCGATCAGTACAACAGCAGCACCGTATTGGATCATTTAAGCGGTGAAGTGATTATGCTGGAAAGCCATATCAAATATTTCAGCCAGTCAAACCATTTAAGCATGGAAGAAATAGAAAATCCTTATGACATCATCCATGCAAGCCAAAACCAGGAGGAAGGCGCCGTTCCGAGATACTTCACTCTGGATGAATTATCAGAATATGACGGCAAGAACGGTGCTCCTGCCTATGTTGCAGTAAACGGAGTGGTATATGATGTTACAAATAATGCCGTCTGGAGGGGAGACAGCCATTTTGGCCTTAATCCTGGAAATGATTTAACGAGTGAATTTCAGACCTGCCATCCCGGTGCAATGGTCTTAACCAGACTGCCGATCGTAGGCTATCTGACTCCCGTGTAA
- a CDS encoding hydrogenase maturation protease — MVKLVAIGNRFMKDDAIAIEAAEMLEDRLIHQDIHVIIGETDFQNCFYLLNEDDFIFILDALSPRAEPGRVHLFRLEDVMSEPSLLSMQHDLSMLELMKLYGVPFKGYLIGIEISEIGLGHELSPVLRDKLPQICQEIEGAIQKIIWEEAIYA, encoded by the coding sequence ATGGTGAAGTTAGTTGCTATCGGCAACCGGTTTATGAAGGATGACGCTATAGCAATTGAAGCTGCCGAAATGCTGGAAGACCGGCTGATTCACCAGGATATCCATGTAATCATTGGTGAAACCGATTTCCAAAACTGTTTTTATTTACTGAATGAAGATGACTTTATTTTTATACTTGACGCACTTTCCCCAAGGGCAGAGCCTGGAAGAGTCCATTTATTTCGCTTGGAAGACGTGATGTCAGAGCCTTCCTTGCTCTCTATGCAGCATGATTTAAGCATGTTGGAACTCATGAAGCTGTACGGCGTTCCGTTTAAGGGGTATCTCATTGGCATTGAAATCTCCGAAATCGGTCTTGGCCATGAACTCAGCCCTGTTTTAAGGGATAAGCTGCCTCAGATCTGTCAGGAGATTGAAGGTGCTATTCAAAAAATCATATGGGAGGAAGCCATTTATGCATGA
- a CDS encoding nickel-dependent hydrogenase large subunit has protein sequence MAEKITINPITRINGFMEIEADIEKESIVDAKTKGMMFRGFEKMLQGRSPFDAVYFTQRICGICSTAHSMASALALEEALNIVPSQQGRYLRDLLHACEFLQNHLRHFYQFTLPDYVKLPDDYPLFKRDHNDYRFPKDINEKMVNDYFESLEFSRSAHQMLAILGGKAPHNHGVFIGGITSPVSADMIISIKSILYGIGQFIMEKMIPDVYTIGTYYPEYYHMGGGYGNLLTYGSFYDYRDLGTLYVDPLVFSKGRTSPFDPDLITQEDEYAWFNEEDEPDRSKSQAYSWIKAPRYDNVPYEVGPLARQWLSGEYGNGISAMDRTIARALEAKKIVEIMQTLIDNLIPGVFMQEEYEIPVQSSGKGLVDTTRGALGHWLYIENREIAFYQIITPSAWNLSTQSNGMKGTGEQALIGTPVNNVETPVEIGRIIRSFDPCVSCATHVFSGGKHMNTIQIV, from the coding sequence ATGGCCGAGAAAATAACCATAAATCCTATTACCCGTATCAATGGTTTCATGGAGATTGAAGCCGACATTGAAAAAGAATCCATTGTGGATGCGAAAACAAAGGGTATGATGTTCCGGGGATTTGAAAAGATGCTTCAGGGCAGAAGTCCTTTTGACGCTGTATATTTCACGCAGCGGATCTGCGGGATCTGCTCCACCGCCCATTCCATGGCCTCTGCCCTTGCGCTGGAAGAAGCATTGAACATTGTCCCCTCCCAGCAGGGAAGGTACCTCAGGGACTTGCTTCATGCATGTGAGTTTCTGCAAAATCACTTAAGGCATTTTTATCAGTTTACCCTCCCGGACTATGTAAAGCTTCCGGATGATTATCCGTTGTTTAAAAGAGATCATAATGATTACAGATTTCCAAAGGACATAAATGAAAAAATGGTAAACGATTATTTTGAATCCCTTGAGTTCAGCCGCAGCGCCCATCAGATGCTTGCCATACTGGGAGGGAAAGCCCCCCACAACCATGGGGTATTTATCGGAGGGATCACATCACCAGTCTCGGCAGATATGATCATCAGCATAAAATCTATACTATATGGCATAGGACAATTTATCATGGAAAAAATGATTCCCGATGTCTACACCATTGGAACGTATTATCCGGAGTACTATCATATGGGCGGGGGCTATGGGAACTTATTAACTTATGGAAGCTTTTATGATTACAGAGATTTGGGAACGTTGTATGTGGATCCTCTTGTTTTTTCAAAAGGCCGTACATCCCCTTTTGATCCTGACCTTATAACCCAGGAAGATGAGTATGCATGGTTCAATGAAGAAGATGAACCTGATAGGAGCAAGTCCCAGGCGTATTCCTGGATAAAGGCACCGAGATATGACAATGTACCCTATGAGGTAGGACCGCTTGCAAGGCAGTGGCTTTCCGGTGAGTATGGAAACGGGATATCTGCCATGGACCGGACCATCGCAAGAGCTTTGGAGGCCAAGAAAATTGTGGAAATAATGCAAACACTGATAGACAATTTGATTCCGGGTGTATTCATGCAGGAGGAATATGAGATTCCTGTGCAGTCGTCGGGAAAGGGGCTGGTTGACACGACAAGAGGGGCCCTTGGCCACTGGCTGTATATTGAAAACAGGGAAATCGCTTTCTACCAGATCATAACGCCGTCCGCATGGAATCTGTCAACCCAGTCAAACGGGATGAAGGGAACCGGAGAACAGGCTCTCATCGGAACGCCTGTAAACAATGTGGAAACACCTGTGGAGATCGGCAGGATCATACGTTCCTTTGACCCGTGTGTATCCTGTGCCACACATGTCTTTTCCGGCGGGAAGCATATGAATACAATTCAGATTGTGTGA
- a CDS encoding ABC transporter permease — MLKYIIKRILIAIPVLIGITIIDFLIMTMVGSPLELLQGPRVSQAAIETKRIALGLQQPVYVQYWIWLTNLLQGNMGYSIKSFQPVSQMIKTYIGPTLLLMSVSLFVSMLIAVPAGIYSAVHKYTPQDYTVVTLSFLGSSVPGFFLALVLIYLFTVRLGWLPSSGMYTLGAEKSALDVIRHMIMPVIVLATSMAGTNIRYIRSAMLEILRKDYLRTARAKGIGRFLVINKHALRNALIPVITIFGMHIPILFGGAIIIEQVFSWPGLGMMTMSAIISRDYPVIMGVCLMSAIVVLVANLLTDVIYALVDPTITY; from the coding sequence ATGCTTAAATATATTATCAAGCGTATTCTTATTGCTATCCCGGTCCTGATTGGCATAACCATCATTGATTTTCTGATCATGACAATGGTGGGAAGTCCATTGGAACTGCTCCAGGGACCCAGAGTGTCCCAGGCAGCCATTGAAACCAAAAGAATTGCCTTAGGTCTTCAGCAGCCTGTCTATGTACAATACTGGATCTGGCTGACCAATCTTTTGCAGGGTAATATGGGATATTCTATAAAGAGTTTTCAGCCGGTAAGCCAAATGATTAAAACCTATATCGGACCAACTTTGCTGCTGATGTCTGTCTCGTTATTTGTCAGCATGCTGATTGCGGTACCTGCAGGAATTTATAGTGCGGTCCACAAGTATACGCCGCAGGACTATACTGTAGTTACGCTTTCCTTCCTGGGAAGCAGTGTTCCCGGATTTTTTCTGGCATTGGTGCTGATCTATCTTTTTACCGTCAGGCTTGGCTGGCTGCCCTCCAGCGGTATGTATACCCTGGGAGCGGAGAAAAGTGCCTTAGACGTCATCAGGCATATGATCATGCCTGTGATTGTATTGGCGACCTCCATGGCCGGAACCAATATCCGTTATATCCGAAGCGCCATGCTTGAAATACTCCGGAAGGATTATCTGCGAACGGCGAGGGCAAAGGGAATTGGACGCTTTCTGGTGATTAATAAACATGCGCTTCGTAATGCATTAATTCCGGTCATTACCATATTCGGAATGCATATACCGATCTTGTTTGGCGGTGCCATCATCATTGAACAGGTATTTTCCTGGCCTGGACTTGGCATGATGACCATGAGTGCAATTATCAGCAGAGATTATCCGGTCATTATGGGCGTCTGTCTGATGTCCGCCATTGTTGTTCTGGTGGCAAACCTGCTGACAGATGTCATCTACGCACTGGTAGATCCGACAATAACGTATTAA
- a CDS encoding ABC transporter ATP-binding protein, whose protein sequence is MIPLLKVDALEMAFSTVAGDIKCIDRVSLDVNQGEILCIVGESGSGKSVTLLSVMGLLGENGKITGGRVIFDGQELLGLSEKEYDRIRGSEMTMIFQDAMASLNPLFTIGNQIMETMRIHLNLDRKTAKERAELLLDKVGLPDPSSIMNKYPHTLSGGMQQRVMIAMALACNPKLLIADEPTTALDVTIQAQIMELLRSLRKELHMSIILITHDMGLVAEMADRVMVMYAGQIVEEADVHDLFKNPGHPYTQALLNSIPSIRDKEERELLTIEGTVPEHYGEIIGCRFSNRCPYAADGCDLEQRLVEIEESHGIRCWRRSQIRERKTQTSGGN, encoded by the coding sequence ATGATTCCGCTGCTGAAAGTAGATGCGCTGGAAATGGCGTTTTCCACCGTTGCCGGAGATATCAAATGCATAGACAGGGTCAGCCTTGATGTAAATCAAGGCGAGATCCTGTGTATCGTTGGAGAATCAGGCTCAGGCAAGAGTGTCACGCTTTTGTCAGTCATGGGCTTGCTTGGAGAAAATGGTAAAATCACCGGAGGAAGGGTCATCTTTGACGGACAGGAATTGTTGGGATTGTCGGAGAAGGAATATGACCGGATCCGCGGTAGTGAGATGACTATGATCTTTCAGGACGCCATGGCCAGCTTAAATCCGCTATTCACCATTGGGAATCAGATCATGGAAACCATGCGCATACATTTAAATTTGGACAGGAAAACAGCGAAGGAACGGGCAGAGCTCCTCCTGGATAAGGTAGGACTGCCGGATCCTTCTTCTATTATGAATAAGTATCCCCATACACTGTCAGGCGGAATGCAGCAAAGGGTAATGATCGCCATGGCGCTTGCCTGTAATCCGAAGCTTCTCATTGCAGATGAGCCCACTACTGCATTGGATGTCACAATTCAGGCACAGATTATGGAACTCTTAAGGAGCTTACGGAAAGAGCTTCATATGTCAATCATTTTAATTACCCATGACATGGGACTTGTAGCTGAAATGGCGGACCGGGTCATGGTTATGTACGCCGGGCAGATTGTAGAGGAAGCAGACGTCCATGATTTATTTAAAAACCCGGGGCACCCTTATACACAGGCGCTGCTGAATTCCATTCCCAGTATCAGAGATAAAGAAGAGAGAGAACTGTTGACGATTGAGGGCACTGTTCCTGAACATTACGGGGAGATCATTGGCTGCCGCTTTTCAAACCGCTGCCCTTATGCTGCCGACGGCTGTGATTTGGAGCAAAGGCTGGTTGAAATAGAAGAAAGTCACGGAATAAGATGCTGGCGGAGGTCTCAGATCCGGGAGAGGAAGACGCAAACGTCAGGAGGGAATTAG
- a CDS encoding recombinase family protein, whose product MEAGKERFAIYSRKSKFTGKGESIGNQIELCRQYISAHYGDCLADSACVYEDEGFSGGNLERPQFKAMMQEAKKKKFTAVVCYRLDRISRNIGDFANLIEELNELHISFISIKEQFDTSSPMGRAMMYIASVFSQLERETIAERIRDNMLELSKSGRWLGGNTPTGYTSESVSSVTIDGKVKKAFKLKLIPEEGKLVRLIYEKFLETGSLTQTETYLLQNGHKTKYGRQFSRFAIKGILTNPVYMAADQEAYEYLLKKKVDLFAEKEAFDGSHGVIAYNRTLQKAGKTHEMKDMKEWIVAVGKHEGIIPGSMWVSVQLLLEQNKSKNYRKPRSNVALLSGILFCGGCGDYMRPKLSGRYNDQGEQIYSYLCTIKEKSRMKCCGMKNVNGNMLDQMVLEEIKKLSEDHEEFQKQLCRSKRAVEESRQELEWDISRLKEELRNAEGEITGLVAALGKAGGTGAEEYIIRQIDSLDKRREEIKQRIWTLSQAAGSNELSGPEFQLLKQTLSSFGNVIDLMDVRQKRAAVRTFVDKVIWDGENVHLYLFGSKDS is encoded by the coding sequence GTGGAGGCCGGAAAAGAACGGTTTGCAATTTATTCAAGAAAGTCAAAATTTACTGGAAAGGGAGAGAGCATCGGCAATCAGATTGAGCTGTGCAGACAATATATTTCCGCGCATTATGGGGATTGCCTTGCTGACAGCGCCTGCGTATATGAGGATGAGGGATTTTCCGGAGGAAACTTGGAACGGCCTCAGTTTAAAGCCATGATGCAGGAGGCGAAAAAGAAGAAATTTACGGCCGTGGTATGCTACCGTCTGGACCGGATCAGCCGTAATATCGGCGATTTTGCAAATCTCATCGAAGAGCTTAACGAGCTTCATATTTCCTTTATTTCTATAAAAGAGCAGTTTGACACCTCTTCCCCCATGGGGCGGGCCATGATGTACATTGCCTCAGTTTTTTCTCAGCTGGAAAGAGAGACCATTGCGGAGCGCATTCGGGATAACATGCTTGAGCTTTCCAAAAGCGGAAGATGGCTGGGAGGGAATACTCCCACAGGCTATACGTCGGAAAGCGTGTCTTCCGTAACTATTGACGGCAAAGTAAAAAAGGCCTTTAAGCTTAAGCTGATTCCGGAAGAGGGAAAGCTGGTCAGGCTGATTTACGAAAAATTTTTAGAAACAGGATCATTGACCCAGACAGAGACATATTTGCTTCAAAACGGCCATAAGACAAAATACGGCCGTCAGTTCAGCCGTTTTGCCATAAAGGGCATATTAACCAATCCCGTCTATATGGCAGCGGATCAGGAGGCTTATGAATATTTGCTGAAAAAAAAGGTGGACCTGTTTGCAGAAAAAGAAGCTTTTGACGGAAGCCATGGGGTGATCGCCTATAACCGCACCCTTCAAAAGGCCGGAAAAACCCACGAAATGAAGGATATGAAAGAATGGATTGTGGCGGTTGGGAAACATGAGGGCATCATTCCAGGCTCCATGTGGGTCAGCGTCCAGCTTCTGCTGGAACAAAACAAATCAAAAAATTACAGGAAGCCCCGCAGCAATGTAGCCCTGTTGTCAGGGATCCTTTTTTGCGGAGGCTGCGGCGATTATATGCGTCCAAAGCTGTCTGGCCGGTACAATGACCAGGGGGAGCAGATTTATTCGTATTTATGTACTATAAAGGAAAAAAGCCGTATGAAATGCTGCGGAATGAAGAATGTAAACGGCAATATGCTGGATCAGATGGTTCTTGAGGAAATCAAAAAGCTATCGGAGGATCATGAAGAATTTCAAAAACAGCTGTGCCGCAGCAAAAGGGCAGTGGAAGAGAGCAGGCAGGAACTGGAATGGGACATATCCCGTTTAAAGGAGGAGCTTAGGAATGCCGAAGGAGAAATCACAGGGCTGGTGGCTGCTCTTGGGAAAGCCGGGGGCACTGGGGCGGAAGAATACATCATAAGGCAGATTGACAGTCTGGATAAAAGGAGAGAGGAAATAAAGCAGCGGATATGGACACTTTCCCAGGCTGCCGGAAGCAATGAGCTTTCCGGCCCGGAGTTTCAGCTTTTAAAGCAGACCCTGTCTTCATTTGGAAATGTAATCGACCTTATGGATGTGCGGCAGAAACGGGCGGCAGTCCGGACCTTTGTGGATAAGGTCATATGGGATGGAGAGAATGTCCATCTGTACTTATTTGGCTCAAAGGACTCTTAA
- a CDS encoding ABC transporter substrate-binding protein: MKKIVFQKLHKVIGAMLVFVMVVSLAACAKPDSGPGTENPAKENKTEDNSAKGESGEDKIVNIGMTDSISSVNPLLMDATEIMKTSTAMEFLPLVELSGNLEFEGMLASSITTEDNIHFTVNIDPNASWSDGQPVTADDVVYTVLKLSSPIRANASMALYAIEGVGDDGFSEEGATEISGVKAIDSKTVQFTTKYQMALTTFQNTYGRYILTLPKHVLESVSDEDLAGYDWFNAPTVVNGPYRITSVDLQHYVSYEANDKYWKGIPKINRLNIKIVPAAQLLTGLQSGEIDFVQQTTGGVLQEDYASVEALENVTVNYGAPVTNQSIFFNTTTVTDPRIRQAILYGIDRPSIITGLLNGKGEVVDGFLSSAGPFYDASLTPTAYNPEKARELVAQAVADGWDASRILNFYVNSGDTTFCQAADYIAAKLQEIGIKIQVTTVDLSSLMTKAGSKDFDLLAVQYTYAPVDPYPDINWLLSSDGWTGYVNDTVTQALAATQVTSDVKEIREQYLKIDTVMQQEVPMISAYIISAIGAVNKRVVNATPDVYGSFNNIHQWDVTQ; this comes from the coding sequence ATGAAAAAAATAGTCTTTCAAAAACTACATAAGGTAATTGGGGCCATGCTGGTTTTTGTGATGGTGGTATCCCTTGCGGCCTGTGCAAAGCCAGATTCCGGTCCCGGAACTGAGAATCCGGCAAAGGAAAACAAGACAGAGGATAATTCCGCAAAGGGTGAGAGTGGAGAGGATAAGATCGTAAACATCGGAATGACTGATTCTATCAGCAGCGTAAACCCATTGTTGATGGATGCGACTGAGATCATGAAGACCTCCACTGCAATGGAATTCCTGCCTCTTGTTGAATTAAGCGGCAATCTGGAGTTTGAGGGAATGCTGGCTTCTTCCATAACCACAGAGGACAATATTCATTTCACAGTGAATATTGATCCGAACGCAAGCTGGTCTGACGGTCAGCCTGTAACTGCAGACGATGTGGTTTACACCGTTCTTAAGCTGTCAAGTCCCATCCGTGCCAATGCAAGCATGGCGCTTTATGCCATTGAAGGCGTGGGCGACGATGGCTTTTCAGAGGAAGGGGCGACGGAAATATCCGGCGTTAAGGCAATTGACAGTAAAACCGTCCAATTTACGACCAAGTATCAGATGGCTCTTACCACATTCCAGAATACTTATGGACGTTATATACTGACGCTGCCCAAGCATGTTCTGGAGAGCGTATCAGATGAAGATCTGGCAGGCTATGACTGGTTCAACGCTCCCACAGTAGTTAACGGTCCCTACCGTATCACTTCCGTTGATTTGCAGCATTATGTGTCTTATGAGGCAAATGATAAATACTGGAAGGGAATTCCTAAGATTAACCGGTTAAATATCAAGATCGTACCTGCGGCACAATTGCTGACCGGGCTGCAGTCAGGAGAGATTGACTTTGTACAGCAGACCACCGGCGGCGTTCTGCAGGAGGATTATGCCAGCGTGGAAGCCCTTGAGAATGTAACGGTAAACTATGGCGCTCCTGTCACAAATCAGTCGATCTTCTTTAATACTACCACAGTAACGGATCCCCGTATACGTCAGGCGATTCTTTATGGGATTGACCGCCCATCCATCATAACAGGGCTTTTAAACGGAAAAGGTGAAGTGGTTGACGGCTTCCTGTCCAGTGCGGGACCTTTCTATGATGCAAGCCTGACCCCTACTGCGTATAATCCGGAAAAAGCCAGGGAGTTGGTTGCCCAGGCAGTTGCGGACGGCTGGGATGCTTCAAGAATATTGAACTTCTATGTAAACAGCGGAGATACCACGTTCTGTCAGGCCGCAGACTATATTGCTGCGAAGCTGCAGGAAATCGGAATCAAGATTCAGGTAACAACCGTGGACTTATCCAGCTTAATGACTAAGGCTGGAAGCAAGGATTTTGATTTGCTGGCAGTGCAGTATACCTATGCTCCCGTAGATCCATATCCGGACATTAACTGGTTATTATCTTCCGACGGTTGGACCGGCTACGTAAATGATACCGTAACCCAGGCACTGGCGGCGACTCAGGTTACCAGTGATGTGAAAGAAATCAGAGAGCAATATCTTAAGATCGATACCGTCATGCAGCAGGAGGTTCCCATGATCTCTGCCTATATCATAAGCGCAATCGGGGCTGTGAATAAAAGGGTGGTGAATGCGACGCCTGATGTGTATGGTTCTTTTAATAACATTCACCAATGGGATGTGACACAATGA
- a CDS encoding ABC transporter permease produces the protein MNKDNTIISEDNTYRNTVMRRFLKHKLAVASAVFLAMILLCALLAPVLSPYDPDKVVGGFSDPPSIKHLLGTDQVGRDVLSRMLYAVRISLLVGFAATAVSTAIGVVLGLVSGFFGGILDMVIMRFTDMVMSFPYILLVLVSAAIFRPGLLNIILILGFVDWPGIARLVRGNVLSIREMNFIQGDRVAGMPKRYILFSEILPNTVAPILVYATSVIAISMLDEAALSFLGMGIQPPQSSLGNMLNGAQSISILTSKPWLWVPPGLMIILLVVSINFIGDALRDAFDPSGN, from the coding sequence ATGAATAAAGATAACACAATAATCAGTGAAGATAATACATACCGCAATACGGTAATGAGGCGGTTCTTAAAACACAAACTGGCTGTGGCCAGTGCCGTATTCCTGGCTATGATTCTCTTATGTGCGCTGCTCGCTCCGGTTCTTTCGCCTTATGACCCGGATAAGGTGGTGGGCGGATTCAGCGATCCGCCTTCAATAAAACATCTGCTTGGAACCGACCAGGTAGGAAGGGATGTATTAAGCAGAATGCTTTATGCCGTGAGAATCTCACTGTTGGTAGGGTTTGCCGCTACTGCAGTGTCCACGGCCATTGGTGTGGTCCTGGGCCTGGTATCCGGGTTCTTCGGAGGAATCCTGGATATGGTCATCATGCGTTTTACTGATATGGTCATGTCCTTTCCCTATATCTTGCTTGTATTGGTTTCCGCCGCTATATTTCGGCCGGGCCTTTTAAATATTATATTGATTCTCGGGTTTGTTGATTGGCCCGGAATTGCCCGGCTGGTGAGAGGAAATGTTCTATCCATACGGGAGATGAATTTTATTCAGGGGGACCGGGTCGCAGGAATGCCAAAGCGTTATATCCTGTTTTCTGAGATACTTCCCAATACGGTCGCGCCAATTCTGGTATATGCGACCTCCGTGATCGCCATATCGATGTTGGATGAAGCAGCCCTAAGCTTTCTGGGTATGGGAATTCAACCGCCTCAGTCCAGCCTTGGCAACATGCTAAACGGGGCCCAATCCATCTCCATCCTCACATCCAAGCCATGGCTGTGGGTGCCTCCGGGACTGATGATCATATTACTGGTTGTCAGCATTAATTTTATTGGTGATGCTTTAAGAGATGCCTTCGATCCTTCGGGAAATTAA
- a CDS encoding hydrogenase small subunit, with product MNLDSASFKCPYQESRLKTTESLVNRVRSDIRNRVRPKQNLVWLELNGCTGNTISLLDGQNPDFQYLLTQMSNFIYSNSLIASEGDEAMEQLFGIIGSNYILAAEGAVSLKDNGSYQTIGRRNGREITGLEAVKRLGERAAHVIAVGACASHGGVSAARPNPTQCVGIQDVLGRKVIKLTGCPCHPDWFMGTLAYLILYGEPPLDNRDRPLMFYSTTIHDRCPRRSYYDNGIFAEKLGEETCLFMLGCKGPVTEIDCPIRQWNGHVNWPVGDDSPCIGCAQFGFPDAMEPFIIYDTMREE from the coding sequence ATGAATTTGGATTCCGCAAGCTTTAAATGTCCTTATCAGGAAAGCAGATTAAAAACAACGGAAAGCCTTGTGAACAGGGTGAGAAGCGACATCAGAAACCGTGTACGTCCAAAGCAGAATCTGGTCTGGCTTGAATTAAACGGATGCACCGGCAATACCATTTCCCTTCTTGACGGTCAGAATCCGGATTTCCAGTATCTGCTGACTCAAATGAGCAATTTCATATACAGCAACAGTCTCATCGCTTCCGAAGGAGATGAGGCCATGGAACAGCTGTTCGGCATCATAGGCAGCAATTATATCCTGGCTGCGGAGGGAGCGGTATCTTTAAAGGATAACGGTTCCTATCAGACCATTGGCCGGAGAAACGGCAGGGAAATAACGGGATTGGAAGCAGTAAAAAGGCTGGGAGAACGTGCAGCTCATGTGATTGCCGTGGGGGCCTGCGCTTCACACGGAGGTGTGTCTGCGGCAAGGCCAAATCCTACGCAATGTGTGGGAATACAGGATGTTCTGGGCCGTAAAGTGATTAAACTGACAGGATGTCCCTGCCATCCGGACTGGTTCATGGGCACTCTGGCTTATCTCATATTATACGGGGAGCCTCCTCTTGATAACAGGGACCGTCCCCTGATGTTTTACAGTACGACTATTCACGACAGATGCCCAAGAAGGTCCTATTATGACAATGGTATCTTTGCTGAAAAGCTTGGGGAAGAAACCTGCTTGTTCATGCTGGGCTGCAAGGGGCCGGTTACGGAGATTGACTGTCCCATACGTCAGTGGAACGGGCATGTTAACTGGCCGGTAGGAGATGATTCTCCTTGTATTGGCTGTGCCCAGTTTGGATTTCCCGATGCAATGGAGCCGTTTATCATTTACGACACCATGAGAGAGGAGTAG
- a CDS encoding ABC transporter ATP-binding protein: MQKERQPLAEIKGLKKYYPVRDGIIPHTVGLIHAVNGVDFELYQGETLGLVGESGCGKSTIGRQLAALEIPTEGSIVYEGYPFTDRTAAGMRRIRTQIQMVFQDPYTSLNPKKRIFDTLSYPMLYHGVSTRQNIHREVDRLLDMVGLPKNSKGRYPHEFSGGQRQRIGIARALSLNPRLVVCDEPVSALDVSIQAQILNLLRDLQRELKLTYLFIGHGLDAVKYISDRIAVMYLGKIVELADAKELFENPVHPYTQALCSAAPIPDPDARGRKRVILQGELPSNKNMPSGCYFHSRCPYAIEECKRAESALIPIQPGSGHLAACPVLTLGERPKEAADA, translated from the coding sequence ATGCAAAAGGAAAGACAGCCTCTGGCAGAGATAAAGGGATTGAAAAAATATTATCCGGTCCGTGACGGTATTATTCCCCATACGGTTGGGCTGATCCATGCTGTGAACGGAGTGGATTTTGAACTGTATCAGGGAGAAACGCTGGGACTGGTAGGTGAATCCGGCTGTGGAAAATCCACCATTGGGCGTCAGCTGGCAGCATTGGAAATCCCTACAGAGGGCAGTATTGTCTATGAAGGCTATCCGTTCACGGACCGGACGGCAGCCGGAATGAGACGAATCCGTACCCAGATCCAGATGGTGTTTCAAGACCCTTATACCTCCCTTAATCCGAAAAAGCGTATTTTTGATACCTTATCCTATCCAATGCTGTATCATGGCGTCAGTACAAGACAGAATATCCATAGGGAGGTTGACCGCCTGCTTGACATGGTAGGGCTTCCGAAAAACTCCAAGGGGCGTTATCCCCATGAGTTCTCTGGCGGCCAACGGCAAAGGATCGGGATCGCAAGAGCGCTGTCTCTTAACCCCAGGCTGGTCGTCTGCGATGAGCCGGTCAGCGCCCTGGACGTATCAATACAGGCTCAAATTCTCAACCTGCTTCGTGATTTGCAAAGGGAGCTGAAGCTTACCTATCTGTTTATCGGACACGGTCTGGATGCGGTTAAATACATCAGTGACCGCATTGCCGTCATGTATCTTGGAAAAATTGTGGAGCTTGCAGATGCAAAGGAACTGTTTGAGAATCCGGTGCATCCTTACACCCAGGCATTATGCAGTGCCGCACCCATTCCCGATCCCGATGCCAGAGGAAGGAAACGAGTGATTTTGCAGGGAGAACTGCCTTCCAATAAGAATATGCCTTCCGGCTGTTATTTTCATAGCCGGTGTCCCTATGCTATTGAGGAATGCAAACGAGCCGAGTCGGCCTTAATCCCGATCCAGCCAGGAAGCGGGCATTTAGCAGCCTGCCCGGTGCTGACCCTGGGGGAACGGCCAAAGGAGGCAGCAGATGCTTAA